One segment of Acidovorax sp. DW039 DNA contains the following:
- the erpA gene encoding iron-sulfur cluster insertion protein ErpA, whose translation MSAVADNVQTEMPAPIVFTDSAAAKVADLIAEEGNPDLKLRVFVQGGGCSGFQYGFTFDEITNEDDTTMTKNGVSLLIDAMSYQYLVGAEIDYKEDLQGAQFVIKNPNATTTCGCGSSFST comes from the coding sequence ATGAGCGCTGTTGCAGACAACGTCCAGACCGAGATGCCGGCCCCCATTGTGTTTACGGACAGTGCGGCGGCCAAAGTGGCAGATTTGATTGCCGAAGAAGGTAACCCCGACCTGAAGCTGCGCGTCTTCGTGCAAGGCGGTGGCTGTTCGGGTTTTCAGTACGGCTTTACTTTTGATGAGATCACCAACGAAGACGATACGACCATGACCAAAAATGGCGTCTCGCTGCTGATTGATGCGATGAGCTACCAGTATCTGGTGGGTGCAGAGATCGACTACAAGGAAGACCTGCAGGGCGCTCAGTTTGTCATCAAGAACCCCAACGCCACGACCACTTGCGGTTGCGGTTCGAGCTTTTCGACCTGA
- a CDS encoding polymer-forming cytoskeletal protein, translated as MFKSKKQPPIKSLVAHGTRIEGNVLFEEGIRIDGDVIGDIRAALEQPSILVISETARVEGGVYADHVIINGSVDGPVHAAELLELQPKARITGNVHYRALEMHQGATIAGQLFPSAVLIEEKAPLKLASSNQ; from the coding sequence ATGTTCAAGAGCAAGAAGCAGCCGCCCATCAAAAGTCTGGTGGCCCATGGGACACGGATTGAGGGAAATGTACTGTTTGAGGAAGGTATCCGGATTGATGGTGACGTGATTGGCGATATCCGTGCCGCGCTGGAGCAGCCTAGCATCCTGGTGATTTCCGAAACTGCGCGTGTGGAAGGCGGCGTGTATGCCGACCATGTCATCATCAATGGATCGGTGGATGGGCCCGTGCACGCAGCAGAACTGCTCGAACTGCAGCCCAAGGCGCGGATCACTGGCAACGTGCATTACCGGGCGCTTGAGATGCACCAGGGGGCCACTATTGCGGGGCAGCTATTTCCCTCGGCTGTTCTGATCGAAGAAAAGGCCCCACTCAAGTTAGCGTCAAGCAATCAATAG
- a CDS encoding DUF6776 family protein produces the protein MRLRLLRRRLTISAPRVAIRSALPWPLRWLVFALVLGLSCAAALWAFEFGKTIAGLESASREEVLRLRSELEQLREQSSQRQLLSETAESLLAADRATLERLTAQVKQLESENRMLRDDLGFFEKLMPAAKGDGLAIRGFQAEVLAGVQLRWQMLVIQSAARNAPEFKGRVELTAAGLKEGKPWSQAIPAEGKALQFKQYRRIEEILTLPPNVVVKTVTARVLEGQTVRASQTIELD, from the coding sequence ATGCGTCTGCGTTTGCTTCGCCGTCGGTTGACCATCAGTGCCCCCCGGGTTGCTATTCGTAGTGCGTTACCTTGGCCCCTGCGCTGGCTGGTCTTTGCCCTGGTATTGGGGCTCAGCTGTGCGGCGGCGTTGTGGGCGTTCGAGTTTGGAAAAACGATTGCCGGTCTCGAATCTGCGTCTCGGGAAGAAGTTCTGCGGTTGCGCTCTGAGCTGGAGCAACTGAGGGAGCAGTCTTCCCAGCGTCAGCTTCTGTCCGAGACGGCAGAGAGCCTCTTGGCTGCCGATCGTGCGACTTTGGAGCGCCTGACAGCCCAGGTCAAACAGCTGGAGTCTGAAAACCGCATGCTGCGCGACGATCTGGGTTTTTTTGAAAAGCTGATGCCTGCAGCCAAGGGAGACGGCTTGGCCATCAGGGGGTTTCAGGCGGAGGTGCTCGCCGGAGTTCAACTGCGTTGGCAGATGCTGGTGATTCAATCGGCTGCGCGCAATGCGCCAGAGTTCAAGGGGCGGGTTGAGTTGACAGCGGCTGGCTTGAAGGAAGGCAAACCCTGGTCCCAGGCCATTCCCGCCGAGGGCAAGGCGCTGCAGTTCAAGCAGTACCGGCGCATCGAAGAGATACTCACGCTCCCCCCCAATGTCGTGGTAAAAACTGTTACTGCACGTGTCCTGGAGGGGCAGACTGTTCGTGCATCTCAAACCATCGAACTGGATTGA
- the rpsI gene encoding 30S ribosomal protein S9: MIGEWNNGTGRRKSSVARVFLKKGSGKITVNGKDIQSYFGRETSIMIAKQPLVLTNHVETFDIQVNVHGGGESGQAGATRHGITRALIDYDATLKSALSQAGFVTRDAREVERKKVGLHSARRAKQFSKR, encoded by the coding sequence ATGATTGGTGAATGGAACAATGGCACCGGCCGTCGCAAGTCCAGCGTCGCCCGCGTGTTTCTGAAAAAAGGCTCTGGCAAGATCACTGTGAACGGCAAGGACATCCAGTCCTATTTTGGCCGTGAAACATCGATCATGATCGCCAAGCAACCTCTGGTGCTGACCAACCATGTCGAAACCTTCGACATCCAAGTCAATGTGCACGGTGGTGGCGAATCTGGCCAAGCGGGTGCAACCCGTCACGGTATCACTCGTGCCCTGATCGACTACGATGCGACCCTCAAGTCGGCACTGAGCCAAGCTGGCTTCGTGACCCGTGACGCTCGTGAAGTGGAACGTAAGAAGGTTGGTCTGCACTCTGCCCGTCGTGCAAAGCAGTTCTCGAAGCGTTAA
- the rplM gene encoding 50S ribosomal protein L13 codes for MSTFSAKPAEVVHEWFVIDATNKVLGRVASEVALRLRGKHKAIYTPHVDTGDFIVVINAAQLKVTGTKSLDKVYYRHSGYPGGITATNFRDMQAKHPGRALEKAVKGMLPKGPLGYAMIKKLKVYGGAEHPHTAQQPKVLEI; via the coding sequence ATGTCTACATTCAGCGCAAAGCCCGCTGAGGTTGTGCACGAGTGGTTTGTGATTGACGCGACCAACAAGGTCCTCGGACGAGTAGCCAGCGAAGTTGCTCTCCGTTTGCGCGGCAAACACAAGGCCATTTACACGCCTCACGTCGATACTGGTGACTTCATTGTTGTGATCAACGCAGCACAACTGAAGGTAACCGGCACCAAGTCCCTGGACAAGGTGTACTACCGCCACTCTGGTTATCCAGGCGGTATTACGGCTACCAACTTCCGCGATATGCAAGCCAAGCACCCCGGCCGTGCTTTGGAAAAGGCTGTCAAGGGCATGCTTCCCAAGGGTCCCCTGGGTTACGCAATGATCAAGAAACTCAAGGTGTACGGTGGTGCTGAGCATCCGCACACCGCCCAGCAACCCAAAGTGCTGGAAATCTAA
- a CDS encoding serine/threonine-protein kinase, which translates to MTDSPSTITASGISHVDALPPGTRLAEFEILGLLGVGGFGMVYKAFDHSLHRAVAIKEYMPSALAGRAQGQSLWVRSSSDQQTFQAGLASFVGEARLLAQFDHPSLVKVFRFWEANNTAYMVMPLYSGMTFKQARAQMRTPPPEVWLRKVLWSVLGALRVLHEGNTLHRDISPDNIFLQDYGPPVLLDLGAARHAINDQGRQHTAVLKVNYAPIEQYSEADQDLRQGPWSDLYSLAAVVHGCLCNDTPLPATLRSIRDRMVPFSRVAKTVKRQFGVEYSPAFVAAISQALSLRPEGRPQSIDAFLELMDMVHAPDDINEFDFRADLGDIWVEPADQPGPGLVTPTVDVTSAPKAVAEIQAQTEKALASSEGANAGAESHTREVSIAQDAADTRSGPDTVVVDMADTVFMDPGDTVSPDPDAVELPKASSRPSLESKERDSRPASRSEGGRRSRRATGASRTRRVRWGIALAATLLAFAAAAWWGQHRKAPPKDDIITELASDSVPVPLPEASAPDVVASEPTLEASDAASASASAVVELPLQAVPAPATPASKPAARNASKKTQAEPAPVPVVVEAPPPPPPPPVEVKPKPAPVRVPTPQEVCANASFLAKPMCIHQECQKPSQAGLAICVETRKRYEAEEQRARQMAN; encoded by the coding sequence ATGACCGACAGTCCCAGCACCATCACAGCCAGCGGCATCAGCCATGTGGATGCGCTGCCGCCCGGGACCCGGCTGGCTGAGTTTGAAATTCTTGGCTTGTTGGGGGTTGGTGGTTTTGGAATGGTCTACAAAGCCTTTGACCATTCGCTGCACCGTGCGGTGGCGATCAAGGAATACATGCCTTCCGCCCTTGCAGGGCGCGCGCAGGGGCAGTCCTTATGGGTGCGGTCTTCGTCGGATCAGCAAACCTTTCAGGCGGGCTTGGCATCGTTTGTGGGCGAGGCGCGCTTGCTTGCCCAGTTTGACCATCCTTCGCTGGTGAAGGTGTTTCGTTTCTGGGAGGCCAACAACACCGCTTACATGGTCATGCCGCTGTACAGCGGCATGACTTTCAAGCAGGCGCGTGCGCAGATGCGCACTCCGCCGCCTGAGGTGTGGTTGCGCAAGGTCCTGTGGTCGGTACTGGGGGCGCTGCGGGTGTTGCATGAGGGCAATACCCTGCACCGTGACATCTCGCCTGACAACATCTTTTTGCAGGACTACGGCCCCCCGGTGTTGCTGGACCTGGGGGCCGCTCGCCATGCGATCAATGACCAGGGGCGTCAGCATACGGCGGTACTGAAGGTCAACTACGCTCCGATTGAGCAGTATTCAGAAGCAGATCAGGACCTGCGGCAAGGCCCGTGGAGTGACCTTTATTCGTTGGCTGCCGTCGTTCATGGCTGCCTTTGCAACGACACGCCACTTCCCGCCACGCTGCGTTCGATCCGTGATCGCATGGTGCCTTTCTCGCGTGTGGCCAAAACGGTCAAGCGGCAGTTTGGGGTGGAATATTCACCAGCTTTTGTGGCCGCCATCTCTCAGGCGCTTTCCTTGCGGCCGGAGGGACGTCCTCAGAGTATTGATGCATTTCTTGAGCTGATGGACATGGTCCATGCGCCAGACGACATCAATGAGTTTGACTTTCGTGCTGATCTAGGTGACATCTGGGTGGAACCCGCAGACCAGCCCGGCCCTGGGCTGGTGACTCCGACTGTGGATGTGACTTCTGCGCCGAAGGCTGTTGCCGAAATTCAGGCCCAGACCGAAAAAGCGCTTGCTTCGTCTGAAGGCGCCAATGCTGGCGCTGAGTCTCATACCCGTGAGGTGAGCATTGCGCAAGACGCAGCAGACACGCGCAGCGGCCCAGACACCGTGGTCGTGGACATGGCGGACACCGTGTTCATGGATCCGGGCGATACGGTTTCTCCCGACCCGGATGCTGTGGAGTTGCCCAAAGCCAGTAGCCGACCTAGCCTGGAATCGAAGGAGCGTGACAGCAGACCCGCCAGCCGTTCGGAAGGGGGCCGACGCTCTCGCCGCGCGACTGGAGCATCCCGCACGCGTCGCGTTCGGTGGGGCATCGCATTGGCTGCCACTCTTTTGGCGTTTGCTGCGGCGGCTTGGTGGGGCCAGCACCGCAAGGCGCCTCCGAAGGACGACATCATTACCGAATTGGCCTCAGATTCGGTGCCCGTTCCGCTGCCCGAGGCCTCTGCGCCTGATGTGGTGGCATCAGAGCCTACATTGGAGGCCAGTGACGCTGCCTCTGCTTCCGCCTCCGCTGTGGTGGAGCTGCCATTGCAGGCGGTGCCCGCTCCAGCAACACCCGCTTCCAAACCCGCGGCCCGGAATGCTTCCAAAAAGACGCAAGCTGAACCTGCACCCGTTCCGGTAGTGGTTGAGGCACCCCCTCCACCACCGCCCCCTCCGGTGGAAGTCAAGCCCAAGCCAGCTCCCGTGCGGGTTCCCACGCCCCAGGAGGTATGTGCCAACGCCAGCTTCCTTGCCAAGCCCATGTGCATTCATCAGGAATGTCAGAAGCCCTCGCAGGCGGGATTGGCGATTTGTGTGGAAACTCGCAAGCGATACGAGGCGGAGGAGCAGCGGGCGCGTCAGATGGCTAACTGA
- the rlmJ gene encoding 23S rRNA (adenine(2030)-N(6))-methyltransferase RlmJ: MFSYRHAFHAGNHADVLKHTVLIATLQYLTEKDAALTVLDTHAGAGLYRLDGDYASTSGEAAEGILKLMAGDQSTLSPALADYVAMVQAFNQGAKTRVYPGSPFISQRLLRDQDKLKLFELHPTDMRALAGNVAQLEAGRQVAVLHEDGFEGVKKFLPPPARRALLLCDPSYEIKSDYAKVLDMVTDSLKRFATGTYAVWYPIIPRPEAHDLPRRLKTLATKAGKNWLHATLTVKSSKVTASATGEAKRPGLPASGMFLINPPYTLKALLKEALPQMVELLGQDQHATHTLESGG, translated from the coding sequence ATGTTCAGTTACCGCCATGCCTTCCACGCAGGCAACCACGCCGATGTGCTCAAGCACACCGTGCTGATTGCCACCTTGCAATACCTTACCGAGAAAGACGCGGCACTGACCGTTCTGGACACCCACGCGGGTGCCGGGCTCTACCGGCTGGACGGAGACTACGCCAGCACCAGCGGTGAAGCAGCCGAGGGCATCCTGAAACTCATGGCAGGCGACCAGTCAACCCTGTCCCCCGCACTGGCCGACTATGTCGCGATGGTTCAAGCCTTCAATCAAGGGGCCAAGACGAGGGTCTACCCCGGCTCCCCCTTTATCAGCCAGCGACTGCTGCGCGATCAAGACAAGCTCAAGCTGTTTGAACTCCACCCGACCGACATGCGCGCCCTCGCGGGCAACGTTGCCCAGCTGGAAGCTGGCCGTCAGGTAGCGGTGCTGCATGAAGACGGGTTTGAGGGCGTCAAGAAGTTTCTGCCTCCACCCGCCCGCAGGGCTTTGCTGCTATGCGATCCCAGCTATGAAATCAAGAGCGACTACGCCAAGGTGCTGGATATGGTCACCGACTCGCTCAAACGTTTCGCCACAGGAACTTACGCCGTGTGGTATCCCATCATCCCTCGCCCCGAGGCGCATGATTTGCCGCGCAGGCTGAAAACGCTGGCGACCAAAGCGGGCAAGAACTGGCTGCACGCTACGCTGACAGTCAAGTCAAGCAAGGTCACGGCCAGCGCAACAGGCGAAGCCAAGCGACCTGGACTGCCCGCCAGCGGGATGTTCTTGATCAATCCGCCTTACACCCTGAAAGCGCTTTTGAAGGAGGCGCTGCCCCAGATGGTGGAGTTGCTGG